The Spirosoma radiotolerans genome has a window encoding:
- the gmk gene encoding guanylate kinase: protein MDGKLIIFSAPSGSGKTTIVKHLLAEKENLGFSISACTRDRRGRAEENGKDYYFLTPEEFKHKIDLNEFVEWEEVYVGAFYGTLKSEIQRVWDSGKHVLFDVDVQGGLKLKEYYGDKALAVFVKVPDEETLRQRLIGRGSETEESLSKRLFKVHFEMSFQDRFDVILVNDDLETSLQKAQKLVDDFVNENKVPAKGTVV, encoded by the coding sequence GTGGACGGTAAACTCATTATTTTTTCTGCCCCATCTGGTTCGGGCAAGACGACCATTGTCAAACACTTACTTGCCGAAAAGGAAAATCTTGGCTTTTCCATTTCAGCCTGCACGCGCGATCGCCGGGGTAGGGCCGAAGAAAATGGCAAAGACTACTATTTCCTAACACCGGAAGAGTTTAAACATAAGATCGATTTAAATGAGTTTGTGGAATGGGAAGAAGTCTATGTGGGCGCTTTCTACGGCACATTGAAGTCTGAAATCCAGCGCGTTTGGGATAGCGGAAAACATGTGTTATTCGATGTCGATGTACAGGGTGGCTTAAAATTGAAAGAATACTACGGTGATAAAGCCCTGGCCGTTTTTGTAAAAGTGCCGGATGAAGAAACGCTTCGTCAGCGCCTGATCGGCCGGGGTTCAGAAACCGAAGAAAGCCTGTCAAAACGACTCTTTAAAGTCCACTTTGAAATGAGTTTTCAGGACCGTTTCGACGTCATTCTCGTGAATGACGACCTGGAAACATCACTGCAGAAGGCCCAAAAGCTGGTCGACGATTTTGTGAATGAAAATAAGGTACCGGCAAAAGGGACGGTGGTTTAA
- a CDS encoding (Fe-S)-binding protein: MSTTERNYKVPTMADMTASGEEPEILFWVGCAGSFDDRYKRVTIAFVRILNHVGIKFAVLGPEEGCTGDPARRAGNEFLFQMQAMANIQVLNGYNVKKIVTACPHCFNTLKNEYPELGGNYEVIHHSQFLQGLINEGRVRVKDGESFKGRRITFHDSCYLGRANKVYEAPRDVLAALDADLVEMKRVRANGLCCGAGGGQYFKEPEPGKKDVNVERVEEALSTGADTIAVACPFCMTMMSDGVKNKNKEDSVRVYDISELIAQGQGL; the protein is encoded by the coding sequence ATGTCTACAACGGAAAGAAATTATAAAGTACCAACCATGGCCGATATGACGGCCTCAGGTGAAGAACCAGAAATTCTGTTTTGGGTCGGCTGTGCGGGCTCGTTCGATGATCGTTACAAACGCGTCACCATTGCCTTTGTTCGCATCCTGAACCATGTTGGCATTAAGTTCGCCGTGCTGGGACCGGAGGAGGGCTGTACAGGTGATCCGGCTCGTCGGGCAGGAAACGAGTTTCTGTTCCAGATGCAGGCAATGGCCAACATTCAGGTACTAAACGGGTATAACGTTAAGAAAATCGTTACGGCCTGTCCGCACTGTTTTAATACGCTCAAAAATGAATATCCTGAGTTGGGCGGTAACTATGAAGTGATCCACCACTCGCAGTTTTTGCAGGGGCTTATCAACGAAGGGCGCGTTCGGGTTAAGGACGGAGAGTCGTTCAAAGGTCGTCGCATCACGTTTCATGATTCCTGCTACCTGGGCCGGGCCAATAAAGTGTACGAAGCACCTCGTGACGTGCTGGCCGCTCTGGATGCTGACCTGGTCGAGATGAAGCGCGTACGGGCCAACGGGCTCTGTTGTGGTGCTGGTGGCGGGCAATATTTCAAAGAGCCAGAGCCTGGTAAGAAAGACGTGAACGTGGAACGGGTAGAAGAAGCGCTTAGCACGGGTGCCGATACAATTGCTGTCGCCTGTCCCTTCTGTATGACCATGATGTCTGATGGCGTTAAAAATAAAAACAAGGAAGACTCTGTCCGAGTCTATGATATTTCGGAACTCATCGCCCAAGGGCAAGGGTTGTGA
- a CDS encoding M28 family peptidase has translation MTKSYYFLIPALLLLSAGACRTKQSQSDATQTTEQPATATVSAPAFNADSAYSYVDRQVAFGPRVPNTPAHVQTGNYLAAKLKQFGCEVTEQSFVATTWDGKKLNARNIIGSINPKATKRIVLASHWDSRPHADQDADVADQKKPVTAANDGASGVGVLLELARTIQQSQQKPTVGIDIVFFDAEDWGNGEKASNDFEKESGNQFDYIGFCLGSRYWAKNLHKPGYSAYYGILLDMVGAKGATFAKEGLSVQFAPTVVNNVWQTASRAGYSQYFVDSPGGQITDDHVAPNTIAKIPMIDIIHTNIGTGGFFPAWHTAEDNMSNIDRGTLKAVGQTLLQVLYNEQ, from the coding sequence ATGACTAAATCGTATTATTTTCTTATTCCAGCCTTGTTGCTGCTGTCGGCAGGCGCCTGTCGAACCAAGCAATCGCAAAGCGACGCCACGCAGACGACGGAGCAACCGGCCACAGCTACTGTCTCGGCCCCGGCCTTTAACGCCGATTCTGCGTATAGTTATGTTGATCGCCAAGTGGCCTTTGGGCCGCGAGTGCCTAATACGCCCGCTCACGTACAAACGGGAAATTACCTGGCGGCTAAGCTGAAGCAATTTGGTTGTGAGGTAACGGAGCAATCGTTTGTGGCAACTACCTGGGATGGTAAGAAACTGAACGCCCGAAACATTATTGGAAGTATCAATCCTAAAGCAACCAAGCGTATTGTTCTGGCCTCGCACTGGGATTCGCGCCCGCATGCCGATCAGGATGCCGACGTGGCCGACCAAAAGAAACCCGTCACGGCGGCCAATGACGGAGCCAGTGGTGTTGGTGTTTTACTCGAACTGGCCCGCACCATCCAGCAAAGCCAGCAAAAGCCAACCGTGGGCATCGACATCGTTTTCTTCGATGCTGAAGACTGGGGAAACGGAGAAAAAGCCAGCAACGATTTTGAGAAAGAGAGCGGCAACCAGTTCGACTACATTGGGTTTTGCCTGGGATCACGCTACTGGGCCAAAAACCTGCATAAGCCCGGCTATTCGGCCTATTACGGTATTTTGCTAGACATGGTTGGTGCTAAGGGAGCCACTTTTGCGAAAGAAGGTCTTTCCGTGCAGTTCGCGCCGACGGTTGTGAACAACGTTTGGCAAACGGCCAGTCGGGCGGGATATAGCCAGTATTTCGTTGATTCGCCCGGTGGCCAAATTACGGACGACCATGTAGCGCCGAACACCATTGCCAAGATTCCGATGATTGACATCATTCACACAAACATCGGTACGGGCGGTTTCTTCCCCGCCTGGCATACCGCTGAAGACAACATGAGCAACATTGATCGGGGGACACTTAAGGCGGTCGGTCAAACGCTGCTTCAGGTGCTTTATAACGAACAGTAA
- a CDS encoding sigma-70 family RNA polymerase sigma factor, giving the protein MSDTPTRDDQDRTGAPDHGMPDGPDQLLPDGDPVEQPSADTPARRYTDEQKYQVFNKEFMPHIDSMYNFAFRLTTDEDDANDLVQDTYLKAFRFISSFEQGTNAKAWLFRILKNSFINDYRKKSKEPAKVDYQDVETTYNSEDAESEHTVDLRAESVSDLIGDEVATALNSLPVDFRTVIILCDIEGFTYEEMAKILDIPIGTVRSRLHRARNLLKEKLRDYASSMGYKEESEE; this is encoded by the coding sequence ATGTCAGATACGCCAACTCGCGACGACCAGGACCGCACCGGAGCGCCGGACCACGGAATGCCGGATGGACCAGACCAATTGCTACCAGACGGAGATCCCGTTGAACAGCCCTCGGCTGATACACCCGCTCGCCGGTACACGGACGAGCAAAAATATCAGGTTTTCAATAAGGAGTTTATGCCCCACATCGACTCCATGTACAACTTTGCCTTTCGCCTGACGACCGATGAGGACGACGCCAACGACTTGGTGCAGGATACGTATTTGAAGGCATTCCGGTTTATTTCGTCCTTTGAGCAAGGAACTAACGCCAAAGCATGGCTGTTTCGGATACTGAAGAACAGCTTCATCAACGATTATCGGAAGAAAAGTAAAGAACCGGCTAAAGTAGATTATCAGGACGTTGAGACGACCTATAACTCCGAAGATGCTGAATCTGAACATACCGTTGATCTTCGTGCTGAATCTGTTTCTGACTTAATTGGTGATGAAGTGGCAACCGCGCTAAATTCATTGCCAGTTGATTTCCGGACAGTTATTATACTGTGTGACATCGAAGGATTCACCTATGAGGAAATGGCCAAAATTTTGGATATTCCAATAGGAACTGTACGGTCACGTTTGCACCGGGCTCGTAATCTCTTAAAAGAAAAATTGCGTGATTACGCATCTTCAATGGGTTATAAAGAAGAAAGTGAAGAATAA
- a CDS encoding ferritin-like domain-containing protein: MENVTNRPETTTSEAAASRRSFLRVAGAAAVTGGLLTACSNADQTSVVPASGARAAGPMVSLPTGDNGILGFAYVLEQLEAAFYEMVLAKPYPNMSSADQMLWMDIRGHEIIHRALFKAAVGALVPQLTFDFSSIDFNSRASVLGAAEAFEKVGVGAYNGAGKYIKNADYLTLAGKIVSVETRHHSILRELQYPHSDAFAGPTIVTSDTGLHLAYEPTFVLPIAQKYIFETIDASALVSSLA; encoded by the coding sequence ATGGAAAACGTTACAAATCGGCCTGAGACGACAACTTCGGAGGCCGCTGCCAGCCGTCGGTCGTTTCTGCGAGTAGCAGGAGCAGCAGCCGTAACAGGTGGCTTGCTAACAGCTTGCTCCAATGCGGATCAAACTTCTGTAGTACCTGCTAGTGGCGCTCGTGCCGCTGGTCCAATGGTTTCATTACCAACAGGAGACAATGGTATCCTTGGCTTTGCTTACGTACTGGAACAGCTTGAGGCTGCTTTCTACGAAATGGTGCTTGCCAAACCTTACCCAAACATGTCATCGGCGGATCAGATGTTGTGGATGGATATCCGTGGCCATGAAATTATCCACCGCGCCCTTTTCAAAGCTGCGGTTGGTGCCTTGGTACCACAATTGACATTCGACTTCTCGAGCATCGACTTTAACAGCCGTGCCTCTGTATTAGGGGCTGCTGAAGCGTTCGAGAAAGTAGGCGTAGGTGCTTATAACGGCGCTGGTAAGTACATCAAAAATGCAGATTATCTGACGCTGGCCGGTAAAATCGTTTCGGTTGAGACTCGCCACCATTCAATCCTGCGCGAATTGCAATACCCTCATTCAGATGCGTTTGCTGGCCCAACGATCGTTACGAGCGATACCGGTCTGCACCTTGCTTACGAGCCAACGTTCGTATTGCCAATCGCACAGAAATACATCTTTGAAACAATCGACGCAAGCGCATTAGTAAGCAGCCTCGCATAA
- the nadD gene encoding nicotinate (nicotinamide) nucleotide adenylyltransferase: MKIGLFFGSFNPIHVGHLIIANTMATTTDLDQVWFVVSPQNPFKKTKSLLHEFDRMDMVERAIADNSRLKATNIEFSMPKPSYTIDTLTRLNEKYPQHTFRLIMGEDNLEQFANWKNYDKILEYYGLYVYPRPKSKESTFKTHPNVRLVEAPLLDISATFIRESIRANRSIRYMVPDVVEEMIERKKFYI; this comes from the coding sequence ATGAAAATCGGCTTATTTTTTGGCTCCTTCAATCCCATTCATGTTGGTCACCTGATTATTGCCAACACAATGGCCACGACGACTGATCTTGACCAGGTTTGGTTTGTGGTGTCGCCCCAAAATCCTTTCAAAAAGACCAAAAGCCTGTTGCATGAATTTGACCGTATGGATATGGTTGAACGGGCTATTGCGGATAATAGTCGCTTAAAAGCAACAAACATCGAGTTTTCGATGCCTAAGCCCAGCTACACCATCGACACGTTGACCCGGCTTAATGAGAAATACCCACAGCATACATTCCGGCTTATCATGGGTGAGGATAACCTCGAGCAGTTTGCTAATTGGAAAAACTACGATAAGATTCTGGAATATTACGGCTTGTACGTATATCCGCGACCGAAAAGTAAAGAGAGTACGTTTAAAACGCACCCAAATGTTCGGTTAGTCGAAGCGCCCTTATTGGACATTTCGGCGACGTTTATTCGGGAAAGTATCCGGGCCAATCGTTCCATTCGATACATGGTGCCAGATGTAGTCGAGGAGATGATCGAGCGGAAAAAGTTTTATATATAA
- a CDS encoding PfkB family carbohydrate kinase has translation MSLLTVGSVAFDALETPFGKTDKIIGGAATYITLSASYFTKDNNLVAVVGDDFPQTMIDDLNQHGINTEGLEIRVGEKTFFWSGKYHNDMNTRDTVEVQLNVMEDFDPKIPESYQDCTYLMLGNTAPSIQQMVIERLNERPKLIVLDTMNLWIEIANPDLMSLLKLVDVLVVNDEEARQLTREYSLVKAAAKIQTMGPKTVIIKKGEHGALLFSEGKTFFAPALPLEEVFDPTGAGDTFAGGFIGYLAQTDDISFDNMKRAIIYGSAMASFCVEKFGAERIMNLTKEEINQRVNEFVTLSAFGL, from the coding sequence ATGAGCTTACTTACCGTTGGTTCCGTCGCATTCGATGCCCTGGAAACCCCATTTGGCAAAACCGACAAAATTATTGGTGGAGCCGCTACCTACATTACCCTCTCGGCTTCGTACTTCACGAAAGACAATAATCTGGTGGCTGTCGTTGGTGACGATTTTCCACAGACAATGATCGACGACCTCAATCAGCACGGAATCAATACCGAAGGGTTAGAAATCCGGGTAGGGGAAAAGACATTCTTCTGGTCGGGTAAGTACCATAATGACATGAACACCCGCGATACGGTGGAAGTGCAACTAAACGTGATGGAGGATTTTGATCCGAAAATTCCTGAATCGTATCAGGACTGCACGTATTTAATGCTGGGAAACACAGCTCCGTCCATTCAGCAAATGGTTATTGAGCGCTTAAACGAGCGACCTAAATTAATCGTGCTGGATACAATGAACCTTTGGATCGAAATTGCCAATCCTGACCTGATGAGCCTGCTTAAGCTGGTCGATGTGCTGGTTGTTAATGACGAAGAAGCCCGCCAGCTGACGCGGGAATATTCGCTGGTAAAGGCTGCAGCAAAAATCCAGACAATGGGTCCTAAAACCGTCATTATCAAAAAAGGTGAGCACGGAGCGCTCTTGTTCAGTGAGGGCAAAACCTTCTTTGCTCCAGCATTGCCACTCGAAGAAGTATTCGATCCAACCGGCGCAGGCGATACGTTTGCAGGTGGTTTTATCGGCTACCTGGCCCAAACGGATGATATTTCCTTCGACAACATGAAGCGGGCGATCATTTATGGCTCAGCGATGGCGTCGTTTTGTGTCGAGAAATTTGGTGCTGAACGAATCATGAATCTGACGAAGGAGGAGATCAACCAACGCGTGAACGAGTTCGTGACCTTGTCTGCCTTTGGTTTGTAG
- the cysS gene encoding cysteine--tRNA ligase — protein MQPLQVYNTLSRKKELFEPLNAPYVGMYVCGPTVYNYVHLGNVRTFLTFDTLYRYLTFIGYKVRYVRNLTDVGHLVGDGDEGEDKIGRMAKLEKVEPMEIVQRFTNDFHTVMAQFNTIPPSIEPTATGHMVEQIEAVQTLLANGLAYESNGSIYFNIEEYNKRGGNYGKLSGRILDDLLNETRELDGQSEKRSPLDFALWKRASPEHLMRWNSPWGEGFPGWHLECTCMSTKYLGKQFDIHGGGMDLKFPHHECEIAQGDGLTGHDPVRYWMHSNMLTVNGQKMSKSLGNSFLPAELFAGSHYLLEQAYSPMTVRFFMLQSHYRSTLDFSNDALKAAQKGYRRLANGLRVVKAMTFQAGEGAVDSAKQQDIRQAVQQFYDAMNDDLNTAVGIAQLFTLLKYINMLYLNQLQASALGEEVFTLLKESFITFMHDVLGLLEEGTDNQPVLEGLLTLYREYKEQRQYDKVDQIRSYFKAQGLAIKDMKHQIDWAYEE, from the coding sequence ATGCAGCCACTTCAGGTATACAATACCCTATCGCGCAAAAAAGAACTGTTCGAGCCTCTCAACGCCCCTTATGTGGGCATGTATGTTTGCGGCCCTACTGTCTATAACTATGTTCACCTGGGCAACGTCCGCACGTTTCTGACCTTCGACACGCTGTATCGCTACCTAACATTTATTGGGTACAAAGTGCGTTACGTCCGCAACCTTACCGACGTAGGGCACCTGGTCGGCGATGGCGATGAGGGTGAAGACAAGATTGGCCGGATGGCCAAGCTAGAAAAGGTCGAGCCTATGGAAATCGTACAGCGCTTCACGAATGATTTTCATACCGTGATGGCACAGTTCAATACCATTCCGCCTAGTATCGAACCAACAGCCACAGGACACATGGTTGAGCAAATCGAAGCCGTTCAGACATTGCTGGCCAATGGATTAGCCTATGAATCAAACGGTTCGATTTATTTTAATATTGAAGAATATAATAAGCGGGGCGGTAATTACGGGAAACTTTCGGGCCGGATTCTGGACGATTTATTGAACGAGACCCGTGAGCTGGATGGTCAGTCGGAGAAGCGGAGCCCCCTGGATTTTGCTCTCTGGAAACGGGCATCTCCCGAGCACCTGATGCGCTGGAACTCCCCCTGGGGCGAAGGCTTCCCCGGTTGGCACCTGGAGTGTACCTGCATGAGTACGAAATACCTGGGCAAACAATTCGATATTCACGGGGGTGGCATGGACCTCAAGTTTCCGCACCATGAGTGCGAAATTGCGCAGGGTGATGGCCTTACCGGACATGATCCGGTCCGGTATTGGATGCACTCCAACATGCTGACCGTAAATGGCCAGAAGATGTCGAAGTCATTGGGCAATTCGTTTTTACCGGCGGAGCTTTTCGCGGGTAGCCACTACCTGCTCGAACAGGCCTATAGCCCCATGACGGTGCGTTTCTTTATGCTACAGTCGCACTATCGCAGCACACTCGATTTTTCGAACGACGCTCTTAAGGCAGCCCAGAAGGGCTATCGGCGGTTAGCCAATGGCTTGCGAGTTGTGAAAGCGATGACCTTTCAAGCTGGTGAAGGAGCCGTTGACAGCGCCAAACAGCAGGACATTCGGCAAGCTGTTCAACAGTTTTACGATGCCATGAATGACGACCTCAACACGGCCGTCGGCATTGCGCAGTTGTTTACCTTGCTGAAGTACATCAACATGCTTTACCTCAATCAGCTTCAGGCGTCGGCTCTAGGCGAAGAGGTTTTTACTTTACTGAAGGAGTCATTTATCACGTTTATGCACGATGTGCTTGGCTTACTCGAAGAAGGTACCGATAATCAACCTGTGCTGGAAGGCTTGCTGACTCTGTATCGCGAGTATAAGGAACAGCGGCAATACGACAAGGTAGACCAGATTCGTTCGTATTTTAAAGCGCAGGGACTGGCTATCAAAGACATGAAACATCAGATTGACTGGGCCTACGAAGAGTAG
- a CDS encoding ferritin-like domain-containing protein — protein sequence MNLQNILSEIEKVDGEIFDRLAHVSRRGLFSSLTKKTIAAAAPAIMASALTKAYGQSSSLPQGVKDVLNFALTLEYLEYRFYDAGRNLSMIPNDYKAAFELIRQHEQVHVRLLKSVLGADAVAEPKFDFSAKGTFNDTFSNFATFSAIAQTLEDTGVRAYKGQAPNLMPAPAILQVALQIHATEAAHAANVRYMRGQKGWITGGTAALQGLPLVVEGNYKGEENLTQAGVNLATALAGDSRVTAQMVSQAFDEPLSKSDVLALVTPFLA from the coding sequence ATGAACTTACAGAACATACTTAGCGAAATTGAGAAAGTGGATGGCGAGATTTTTGATCGCTTAGCCCACGTCTCGCGTCGGGGTCTATTTAGCTCCCTAACAAAGAAAACCATTGCCGCAGCTGCTCCAGCCATTATGGCTTCTGCACTGACGAAGGCTTATGGCCAGTCGAGTTCACTACCACAGGGCGTAAAAGACGTACTCAACTTCGCGCTTACTTTAGAATATCTGGAGTACCGCTTTTATGACGCAGGTCGTAACTTGTCGATGATCCCGAACGACTACAAAGCTGCGTTTGAACTGATCCGTCAGCACGAACAAGTACACGTACGTCTGTTGAAATCAGTTCTTGGCGCTGATGCCGTAGCGGAACCTAAGTTTGACTTCTCGGCTAAAGGCACATTTAATGATACGTTCAGCAACTTCGCTACGTTCTCGGCCATTGCTCAGACACTGGAAGATACAGGCGTTCGCGCTTACAAAGGTCAGGCCCCTAACTTGATGCCAGCACCCGCCATTCTGCAGGTTGCGCTTCAAATTCACGCTACCGAAGCCGCTCACGCAGCAAACGTACGGTATATGCGGGGTCAGAAAGGATGGATCACGGGTGGCACTGCCGCTTTGCAAGGGCTTCCTTTAGTTGTAGAAGGCAACTATAAAGGTGAGGAAAACCTGACGCAGGCTGGTGTAAACCTGGCAACAGCACTGGCTGGCGATTCGCGCGTCACGGCTCAAATGGTTAGCCAGGCGTTTGATGAACCGCTCAGCAAATCTGACGTTCTAGCGCTTGTTACGCCTTTCCTGGCCTAA
- a CDS encoding 4Fe-4S dicluster domain-containing protein, whose amino-acid sequence MEIFQQVLFVAALAAVAWYITQRVRLISRAINLGRPENRFDHADERLKTMLLVAFGQKKMFTNPLVGVMHFVIYAGFIIINLEILEIILDGVLGTHRLFAPYITPVYPVLIDIFEVLAFGVLVVCVVFLCRRFVAKVARFQPERHREMARWPQVDAAIILTAEILLMIAFLTWNASDSVLRDRGIGHYGELKGIVPDFIISQYLKPLFTNFSDTALMAYERIAWWFHILGILAFAIYVTYSKHLHIALGFPNVYFSDLQPKGEMQNMPEITKEVQLALGLPVTTEADGSQPNDNGQQPAEIGRFGAKDVQDLKWINLMNAYSCTECGRCTAACPANITGKKLSPRKIMMDTRDRMEEIQRGWKANGNDYRDDKSLLNDYITAEELNACTTCQACVMACPVNINPLDIILQLRRYRVMEESEAPASWNAMFSNIENNMAPWKFSPSDRFNWADQVND is encoded by the coding sequence ATGGAAATTTTTCAGCAAGTTTTGTTTGTCGCAGCTTTAGCCGCTGTCGCCTGGTACATTACCCAGCGGGTTCGGCTTATTTCACGTGCCATTAACCTTGGTCGACCCGAAAACCGCTTCGACCACGCCGATGAACGGTTAAAAACGATGTTACTGGTAGCGTTTGGCCAAAAGAAAATGTTTACCAACCCATTGGTTGGTGTTATGCACTTTGTCATCTATGCTGGGTTTATTATCATCAATCTTGAGATACTGGAAATCATCTTAGACGGAGTTCTAGGCACGCACCGCCTGTTTGCGCCCTACATCACCCCCGTCTATCCAGTTTTGATTGATATATTTGAGGTACTGGCTTTTGGCGTACTAGTGGTTTGTGTTGTCTTTTTATGCCGTCGATTTGTGGCAAAAGTAGCCCGGTTTCAACCCGAGCGACATCGCGAAATGGCTCGCTGGCCACAAGTTGATGCCGCTATTATTCTAACGGCTGAAATTCTACTGATGATTGCCTTCCTGACCTGGAACGCATCGGACAGTGTACTTCGGGATCGTGGTATTGGACATTATGGCGAATTAAAGGGCATTGTGCCTGATTTCATCATCAGCCAATACCTGAAACCACTTTTCACAAACTTCAGCGATACGGCTTTGATGGCCTACGAACGCATCGCCTGGTGGTTCCATATCTTAGGCATTCTGGCCTTTGCCATTTACGTGACTTATTCCAAGCACCTGCATATTGCCTTGGGCTTTCCGAACGTCTATTTCTCAGATCTCCAGCCGAAAGGAGAAATGCAGAACATGCCCGAAATTACCAAAGAAGTACAGCTTGCCCTTGGCTTGCCCGTTACTACAGAGGCCGACGGTTCGCAACCGAATGATAATGGACAGCAACCGGCTGAAATTGGTCGGTTTGGGGCTAAGGACGTACAGGATCTGAAATGGATAAACCTGATGAATGCCTACAGCTGCACGGAATGCGGGCGTTGTACAGCGGCCTGTCCGGCTAATATTACCGGCAAAAAATTATCGCCCCGCAAAATCATGATGGATACGCGGGATCGGATGGAAGAAATTCAGCGGGGTTGGAAAGCAAATGGGAATGATTACCGGGATGATAAATCACTGCTGAACGATTACATTACCGCCGAAGAATTGAATGCCTGTACGACCTGTCAGGCCTGCGTAATGGCCTGCCCGGTTAATATCAATCCGCTGGATATTATTCTTCAATTGCGCCGGTATCGGGTCATGGAAGAATCTGAAGCGCCAGCTTCCTGGAATGCGATGTTCAGTAATATTGAAAACAACATGGCTCCCTGGAAATTCTCACCAAGTGACCGGTTCAACTGGGCTGATCAGGTGAATGACTAA
- a CDS encoding SDR family NAD(P)-dependent oxidoreductase, which produces MSDFTKQVAFITGAGSGIGRATALAFAKAKARVVVAEINETNGQETVKQMEQLGAEALFVRCDVADPAQIEFAIRQTIKAFDRLDIAINNAGIGGKYGRFVEQTPDDFNQMMAVNVGGVFYGMQIQIRQMLAQQAAEKSRAGRSMTSGKIVNVSSIAGVRGMPMGAPYSAAKHAVIGLTKTAALEYVRQNIHINAVCPVYTHSTMFDELITTAPGLEERMRRMIPMGRFGQPEEIAQTILWLCSTENTFCTGQAIQLDGGMTAG; this is translated from the coding sequence ATGTCGGATTTTACAAAGCAGGTTGCCTTCATTACGGGGGCTGGGTCAGGCATTGGACGAGCAACGGCACTGGCGTTCGCAAAGGCTAAGGCCCGCGTAGTGGTTGCCGAAATAAACGAAACGAATGGCCAGGAAACAGTTAAGCAAATGGAGCAGTTGGGAGCGGAAGCGCTATTTGTTCGGTGCGATGTGGCCGATCCCGCCCAAATCGAATTCGCTATCAGGCAAACCATTAAAGCCTTCGACCGACTGGATATTGCCATTAATAACGCGGGTATTGGAGGGAAATACGGGCGATTTGTTGAGCAAACGCCGGACGATTTTAACCAGATGATGGCCGTTAACGTGGGTGGGGTATTTTATGGTATGCAGATTCAAATACGGCAGATGCTTGCTCAGCAAGCCGCCGAAAAATCGAGAGCTGGTAGGTCTATGACCAGCGGCAAAATCGTGAATGTGTCCAGTATTGCAGGAGTTCGGGGAATGCCAATGGGGGCACCTTACAGTGCTGCCAAACACGCTGTTATTGGATTGACCAAAACAGCCGCCCTGGAATACGTACGGCAAAACATTCACATTAACGCCGTTTGCCCGGTATATACTCATTCTACCATGTTCGATGAACTCATCACGACCGCACCCGGCCTGGAAGAACGAATGCGCCGGATGATTCCTATGGGCCGCTTTGGGCAGCCGGAAGAAATTGCCCAGACAATTTTGTGGCTTTGTTCTACTGAAAACACCTTTTGTACAGGTCAGGCGATTCAGTTGGATGGAGGTATGACGGCGGGTTAA